In one Variovorax sp. V213 genomic region, the following are encoded:
- a CDS encoding IclR family transcriptional regulator gives MALRKDEGQKLSELARTTQLDKATASRLLRSLMRYSFAMKDDEERYRLGPATAVLEATGDTTQGIAAVVQPVIDRIAKESGETAGFFVRHGDLRLCVAVATGHRAVGHTLKVGDVLTTERGAGGRVLRQYEGGRPAGNPDVVQTSLGERDPELAAVAAPVFDARGKLLGALSLSGTSTRYSSPEYLQSMQARIASAAREIESLFLSPQ, from the coding sequence ATGGCCTTGCGCAAGGACGAGGGTCAGAAGCTCAGCGAACTGGCCCGGACAACCCAGCTCGACAAGGCCACCGCCTCCAGGCTGCTGCGCTCCTTGATGCGGTATTCGTTCGCGATGAAAGACGACGAGGAGCGCTATCGCCTGGGACCGGCGACGGCTGTTCTCGAGGCCACGGGCGACACCACGCAGGGGATCGCAGCGGTCGTGCAGCCGGTCATCGATCGGATCGCCAAGGAATCGGGCGAGACCGCGGGCTTCTTCGTGAGGCACGGCGATTTGCGGTTGTGCGTGGCGGTCGCAACCGGCCACCGTGCCGTCGGCCACACGTTGAAGGTTGGCGACGTGCTGACCACGGAGCGCGGCGCTGGAGGACGGGTGCTGAGGCAGTACGAAGGAGGCCGGCCTGCCGGCAACCCGGACGTGGTGCAGACGAGCCTTGGGGAGCGCGATCCGGAACTCGCGGCCGTCGCCGCGCCGGTCTTCGATGCGAGAGGCAAGTTGCTCGGCGCGCTCTCGCTCTCGGGAACCAGCACGCGGTACTCGTCGCCTGAATACTTGCAGAGCATGCAGGCACGCATCGCCTCTGCAGCCCGGGAGATCGAATCCTTGTTCTTATCTCCGCAATGA
- a CDS encoding CaiB/BaiF CoA transferase family protein: MKHNNDLGDAELPLTGVKVLDFGHTVMAPTCGLILADLGATVVRIERLEGDPTRTLAGFGSGFFGYLNRNKESVAVDLKNPQSRPILENAIQWADVLIENFGPEVMTRLGYGHAAASALNERLVYCSLKGFLPGPYETRTALDEVVQMMGGLAYMTGPAGRPIRAGASIVDMTGGMFGVIGIMAALRERERSGRGALVTSALYETTAFLVGQHMAMVQLGGTELVPMPDRTQAWGVYDLCQCSDGQMFIGLTSDAQWLRFCNEFGLDDLRDDPRLATNTARAAARSWMLPRFNEALSAFSMAEVEARCIRAQVPFGPVRTPLDLLDDEHLGANGSLLDVCVEGKHAALPAMPFRINEQKPAVRLQPQSVGAQTAKYLEAWGLSATDSRDLFASGVVTGPH, from the coding sequence ATGAAACACAACAATGATTTGGGCGACGCAGAACTGCCACTGACCGGAGTGAAAGTTCTTGATTTCGGTCATACGGTCATGGCACCCACCTGCGGGCTCATCCTTGCGGACCTGGGTGCCACGGTGGTCCGGATCGAACGCCTCGAAGGCGACCCGACACGCACCTTGGCGGGTTTCGGCTCTGGCTTTTTTGGCTACCTGAACAGAAACAAGGAAAGCGTGGCGGTCGATCTGAAGAATCCGCAGTCACGTCCCATCCTGGAGAACGCCATCCAGTGGGCCGACGTCCTGATCGAGAACTTCGGGCCCGAAGTCATGACGCGCCTGGGCTACGGCCATGCCGCTGCCAGCGCGCTGAACGAGCGGCTGGTGTACTGCTCGCTGAAGGGCTTCCTGCCTGGGCCCTACGAAACGCGCACCGCGCTGGACGAGGTGGTGCAGATGATGGGCGGCCTGGCGTACATGACCGGGCCGGCCGGGCGCCCGATCCGTGCGGGGGCGTCGATCGTCGACATGACGGGTGGCATGTTCGGTGTCATCGGCATCATGGCCGCCCTTCGCGAACGCGAGAGGTCCGGGCGCGGCGCCCTGGTGACCAGCGCGCTGTATGAAACCACGGCATTCCTGGTCGGGCAGCACATGGCCATGGTGCAGTTGGGCGGCACTGAACTGGTCCCCATGCCGGACAGGACGCAGGCCTGGGGCGTGTATGACCTGTGCCAGTGTTCCGATGGCCAGATGTTCATTGGCCTCACGAGCGATGCGCAATGGCTTCGCTTTTGCAACGAGTTCGGTCTCGACGATCTGCGCGACGACCCGCGATTGGCAACCAACACGGCTCGCGCGGCCGCCCGGAGCTGGATGCTGCCGCGCTTCAACGAGGCGTTGTCGGCGTTCTCGATGGCAGAGGTAGAGGCGCGCTGCATTCGAGCCCAGGTTCCGTTCGGACCTGTGCGCACTCCCCTCGACCTGCTGGACGACGAGCACCTGGGCGCAAACGGCTCCTTGCTGGATGTCTGCGTCGAAGGCAAGCATGCAGCACTCCCGGCAATGCCGTTCCGCATCAACGAGCAAAAGCCTGCGGTTCGCCTGCAGCCACAGAGCGTGGGTGCGCAGACGGCCAAGTATCTCGAGGCTTGGGGATTGTCGGCGACGGATTCACGCGATCTCTTTGCATCCGGCGTTGTCACCGGTCCGCACTGA
- a CDS encoding Bug family tripartite tricarboxylate transporter substrate binding protein, which produces MPHLNRRTIVTALAGLVATFGPACAAEPYPSKPVRLITPNSAGSGADNMTRRLADQMSRALKQPFVVENIPGAGGVVGTEALLRAPADGYAIALISSNYVVFPHVYKKLTFDAMKDITPIAGVATSPMVLVARSDLPANNVGELKALALKQPNKLTLGSSGNGTILHLAGMFMQDKGQFSLLHVPYKGVAPVLPDLVSGVVDVAFMSYAAVEGLVQQGRLKVLAVSSAKRAPALPNVPTLSETFPGCVLEAWYAVIGPRGMPPEVVGKLNEVINTTLQSPAFQKQIAAEGALVAPMTPDQFKAFIASEYVKHGELVARSGVVIQ; this is translated from the coding sequence ATGCCCCACCTGAACCGAAGAACGATCGTCACCGCGCTTGCAGGCCTCGTTGCCACATTCGGGCCGGCCTGCGCAGCCGAGCCCTACCCCAGCAAACCCGTCCGGTTGATCACGCCGAACTCGGCCGGCTCCGGCGCCGACAACATGACGCGACGCCTGGCCGACCAGATGTCCAGGGCATTGAAGCAGCCGTTCGTCGTGGAGAACATACCGGGCGCCGGTGGCGTCGTGGGCACCGAGGCCTTGCTACGGGCCCCTGCCGATGGATACGCGATCGCGCTGATCAGTTCGAACTACGTCGTGTTTCCGCACGTCTACAAGAAGCTGACGTTCGACGCGATGAAAGACATCACGCCGATCGCAGGCGTCGCGACGTCGCCCATGGTTCTGGTCGCGCGTTCTGACCTGCCCGCGAACAATGTCGGCGAACTGAAAGCGCTGGCGTTGAAGCAACCGAACAAGCTGACGCTGGGCTCCTCCGGCAACGGAACCATTCTTCACCTTGCTGGCATGTTCATGCAGGACAAGGGGCAGTTCTCGCTGCTGCACGTTCCATACAAGGGCGTGGCCCCGGTGCTTCCGGACCTTGTCAGCGGCGTTGTCGATGTGGCTTTCATGTCATACGCAGCGGTGGAAGGGCTGGTCCAGCAGGGCCGACTCAAGGTGCTGGCGGTATCCAGTGCCAAGCGCGCCCCGGCGCTGCCCAATGTGCCCACCCTGTCTGAAACCTTTCCCGGCTGCGTCCTCGAAGCCTGGTACGCCGTGATCGGCCCCAGGGGGATGCCCCCAGAGGTGGTCGGCAAGCTCAACGAAGTCATCAACACAACGCTGCAAAGTCCGGCCTTCCAGAAACAGATCGCGGCCGAAGGCGCGCTGGTAGCGCCCATGACGCCGGATCAATTCAAGGCGTTCATCGCGTCGGAGTACGTCAAGCACGGCGAACTGGTGGCACGCTCGGGTGTCGTCATCCAGTAA
- the leuC gene encoding 3-isopropylmalate dehydratase large subunit, which yields MTPRTLFQKLWDQHHIADLPGGESLIHIDRHLLYEITSAQAFEGLRSTGRTVRNPELTYGTTDHLISTERGRGDDTVEGGKILIQAFRKNTREHAIRHFDVHDPQQGIVHVVAPELGIALPGVTLVCGDSHTGTVGALGAWAWGIGTSSVEQVLATQTLAVRKPKTMRIRVDGVLGDGVTAKDLILYLIGQIGTAGATGYALELSGQAISAMPMEGRFTLCNMGVEAGARTTLIAPDDTTFDYVRGREFAPAGDAFEMAASHWRELASDEGAAYDAELHFDASVVAPQVTWGTSPEQVAAIDALVPDPAHIVDKEERDAAQRAIEYMGIRPGAPLLGLKIDNVFIGSCTNSRISDLQAAAAVAQGRKVAAHVRAIVVPGSMSVKREAEALGLDRIFLDAGFEWREPGCSMCAAVNNDRVAPGSRCVSTSNRNFEGRQGPGARTHLASPAVAAAAAIAGKLTDTRELGAS from the coding sequence ATGACGCCGCGCACGCTGTTCCAGAAGCTCTGGGATCAACATCACATTGCCGACCTTCCAGGTGGCGAGTCGCTGATCCACATCGACCGGCACCTGCTGTACGAGATCACGAGCGCCCAGGCATTCGAGGGTTTGCGATCCACCGGACGCACCGTGCGCAATCCGGAGCTGACCTACGGAACCACGGACCACCTCATTTCGACGGAGCGCGGCCGCGGAGACGACACGGTCGAGGGGGGCAAAATACTGATCCAGGCTTTCCGGAAGAACACGCGCGAGCACGCGATCCGGCACTTCGATGTGCACGATCCGCAGCAGGGCATTGTTCACGTCGTCGCGCCCGAACTCGGCATCGCACTTCCCGGCGTCACGCTGGTCTGCGGGGACAGCCACACCGGAACCGTCGGCGCGCTGGGTGCGTGGGCGTGGGGCATCGGTACATCGTCGGTCGAGCAAGTTCTGGCAACACAAACCCTGGCCGTACGCAAACCGAAAACGATGCGCATCCGTGTGGATGGCGTGCTCGGCGATGGTGTCACCGCCAAGGACCTCATCTTGTATCTGATCGGTCAGATCGGCACCGCGGGTGCAACAGGGTACGCACTGGAACTGTCAGGCCAGGCCATCTCTGCGATGCCGATGGAAGGAAGATTCACCTTGTGCAACATGGGTGTCGAAGCGGGAGCCAGGACAACGTTGATTGCACCGGACGACACCACGTTCGACTACGTCAGGGGACGCGAATTCGCGCCCGCCGGCGATGCGTTCGAGATGGCTGCTTCGCACTGGCGCGAGCTTGCGAGCGACGAGGGAGCCGCTTACGACGCCGAGCTCCACTTCGACGCCAGCGTCGTCGCACCGCAAGTGACGTGGGGTACCAGTCCGGAGCAGGTTGCCGCCATCGATGCACTCGTGCCCGACCCGGCACACATCGTGGACAAGGAAGAGCGCGACGCCGCGCAACGCGCCATCGAATACATGGGCATCCGGCCCGGAGCGCCATTGCTTGGCCTGAAGATCGACAACGTCTTCATCGGCTCTTGCACCAACAGCCGCATTTCAGACCTGCAAGCCGCGGCTGCCGTCGCACAAGGCCGCAAGGTTGCCGCGCATGTGCGGGCCATCGTGGTTCCGGGATCCATGAGCGTGAAGCGGGAGGCGGAAGCGCTCGGCCTGGACCGCATCTTCCTGGATGCAGGTTTCGAGTGGCGCGAGCCGGGGTGCTCGATGTGCGCTGCCGTCAACAATGATCGGGTCGCGCCGGGCAGCCGCTGCGTGTCGACTTCCAACCGCAATTTCGAAGGACGCCAGGGGCCAGGTGCGCGCACGCATCTCGCCAGCCCGGCCGTGGCAGCCGCCGCAGCCATTGCGGGCAAGCTGACCGATACCCGCGAACTTGGAGCAAGCTGA
- the leuD gene encoding 3-isopropylmalate dehydratase small subunit, whose protein sequence is MEPFVQLRGTAAPLPRINVDTDAIIAVQHVYTLSKAGLGKYLFHRWRYAEDGTETQEFVLNREPFRRASILVARANFGCGSSREHAVWALADFGFRGIIAPSFASIFYENCIKNGILPVTLPEDAVEELLAVLERNPGETVTVDLRSCRVVFPDRTIHAFEIDEARRDTLLQGLDPITLAESHEEDIAAYQRRDRQARPWVWAQRIDLMNRLS, encoded by the coding sequence ATGGAACCGTTCGTTCAATTGCGAGGCACTGCGGCACCGCTGCCCAGGATCAACGTCGACACCGACGCCATCATCGCCGTCCAGCATGTCTACACGCTGTCGAAAGCCGGGTTGGGAAAGTACCTCTTCCATCGATGGCGATACGCCGAGGACGGCACCGAGACGCAAGAATTCGTGCTGAACCGGGAGCCTTTCCGGCGTGCCTCGATCCTCGTCGCGCGCGCAAACTTCGGGTGCGGCAGCTCTCGGGAGCATGCGGTATGGGCACTTGCCGACTTCGGTTTCCGCGGCATCATTGCGCCGTCGTTCGCATCCATCTTCTACGAGAACTGCATCAAGAACGGCATCCTGCCGGTGACGCTGCCTGAGGACGCCGTGGAAGAGCTGTTGGCCGTGCTGGAGCGGAACCCCGGCGAGACAGTGACGGTGGATCTGCGCTCATGCCGGGTGGTGTTTCCGGATCGAACGATTCATGCCTTCGAGATCGACGAAGCACGGCGAGACACCCTGCTCCAGGGGCTGGATCCGATCACCCTTGCCGAAAGCCACGAGGAAGACATCGCCGCCTACCAGCGCAGGGACCGCCAGGCACGCCCGTGGGTGTGGGCTCAGCGCATTGATTTGATGAACAGGCTCTCATGA
- a CDS encoding hydroxymethylglutaryl-CoA lyase produces the protein MNASTPVIIREVGLRDGLQSIARTIPTEQKLEWLHGAYAAGLREIEVGSFVPARLLPQLADTADLVASAKRFPGLVTSVLVPNLKGAQAALESGADVMLLPLSASHAHSLANLRKTPDEVVAEIARIRSLRDSSGSACLLEVGLSTAFGCTIQGAVAESEVLRLLHAVLDAGADRVGLADTVGYAQPMQVKRLFERGFAVAGDRLACGHFHDTRGLGLANVFAAWEAGVRRFDACTAGIGGCPHAPGASGNVSTEDTAFLFASMGVPTGLDFDALIALRARVAQWLEGETLHGAVWRAGLPKTMLPAA, from the coding sequence ATGAATGCGTCCACACCCGTGATCATTCGCGAAGTCGGCTTGCGCGACGGTCTTCAAAGCATCGCCAGGACGATTCCCACCGAGCAGAAACTCGAATGGCTGCATGGCGCATACGCAGCCGGACTGCGTGAGATCGAGGTCGGCTCCTTTGTGCCGGCACGCCTGCTCCCCCAGTTGGCAGACACGGCGGACCTGGTGGCGAGCGCCAAGAGGTTTCCAGGACTGGTGACGTCCGTGCTGGTGCCCAACCTCAAGGGTGCGCAAGCCGCGCTGGAAAGCGGCGCAGACGTCATGCTGCTTCCCCTGTCTGCGAGCCATGCCCACAGCCTGGCCAACTTGCGCAAGACGCCCGACGAGGTGGTGGCGGAAATCGCCCGCATCCGCAGCCTGCGCGACAGCAGCGGATCAGCCTGCTTGCTCGAGGTCGGCCTCAGCACGGCATTCGGTTGCACGATCCAGGGCGCCGTCGCTGAAAGTGAAGTTCTGCGGCTGTTGCACGCCGTGCTCGATGCGGGCGCAGACCGCGTGGGGTTGGCCGACACGGTGGGCTATGCACAGCCGATGCAGGTGAAGCGCTTGTTCGAGAGGGGTTTCGCCGTTGCCGGCGATCGCCTGGCATGCGGACATTTCCACGACACGCGGGGCCTGGGCCTGGCCAACGTGTTTGCGGCGTGGGAGGCCGGTGTCCGCCGGTTCGATGCCTGCACCGCCGGCATTGGCGGATGCCCGCATGCACCGGGCGCAAGCGGCAATGTATCTACCGAAGACACGGCCTTTCTTTTTGCCAGTATGGGCGTGCCGACAGGGTTGGATTTTGATGCGCTCATCGCACTGCGCGCCAGGGTTGCGCAGTGGTTGGAAGGCGAGACTCTTCACGGCGCGGTGTGGCGTGCGGGGCTGCCCAAGACGATGCTACCTGCAGCTTAG
- a CDS encoding NAD(P)-dependent oxidoreductase, producing the protein MTAIVVTGADLAPQALALLQGHDVVYAGKAPTEEDLVALCRRHDPVAIIVRYGKVGAAVMDAAPSLKVISKHGSGTDTIDKAAAGARGIEVVAAVGANAAAVAEQALALLLACAKSVVALDARMHTGHWDKATHKSLELGGRTIGLVGLGAIGLRFARMADALGMRVLGFDPFARDLPAHVEAVDLPTLWRESDALSLHCPLTEDNRGLLNARTLAQCKHGVIVINTARGGLIDEEALLAAVRSGQVAMAGLDSFAVEPMAPGHPFQGEKRIVLSPHIGGVTSDAYVNMGVGAAKNLLQVLARQAETT; encoded by the coding sequence ATGACCGCCATCGTCGTGACGGGCGCCGACCTGGCGCCGCAAGCCCTCGCCCTGCTCCAGGGGCATGACGTCGTCTACGCGGGCAAGGCGCCGACCGAGGAAGACCTTGTTGCCCTGTGCCGCAGGCATGACCCGGTGGCCATCATCGTGCGCTACGGCAAAGTGGGCGCGGCCGTCATGGACGCCGCCCCCTCCCTCAAGGTGATCTCGAAGCACGGCAGCGGTACCGACACGATCGACAAGGCGGCAGCGGGCGCCCGCGGCATCGAGGTTGTCGCCGCCGTCGGCGCCAACGCCGCGGCCGTCGCCGAGCAGGCCCTCGCATTGCTGCTTGCCTGCGCCAAGTCGGTGGTGGCACTGGACGCGCGCATGCACACCGGCCACTGGGACAAGGCCACGCACAAAAGCCTCGAGCTCGGTGGCCGCACCATCGGCCTGGTCGGACTGGGCGCGATCGGGCTGCGCTTCGCGCGCATGGCAGATGCGCTCGGCATGCGCGTGCTGGGATTCGACCCATTTGCCAGGGACCTGCCGGCGCATGTCGAAGCCGTGGACCTGCCGACCCTCTGGCGCGAATCCGACGCCCTCTCGCTGCACTGCCCGCTGACGGAAGACAACCGAGGGTTGCTCAACGCGCGGACACTGGCGCAATGCAAGCATGGGGTGATCGTCATCAACACGGCGCGTGGCGGCCTGATCGACGAGGAAGCACTGCTCGCAGCCGTGCGCTCGGGCCAGGTCGCCATGGCCGGGCTCGACAGCTTCGCGGTCGAACCGATGGCACCCGGCCACCCCTTCCAGGGCGAAAAGCGCATCGTGCTGAGCCCGCACATCGGCGGTGTCACCAGCGATGCCTATGTGAACATGGGCGTGGGCGCCGCCAAGAACCTGCTGCAGGTGCTGGCGCGCCAAGCCGAGACGACGTGA
- a CDS encoding RraA family protein → MPSTLPDIIRNFERVPAHIVALAADFQPAILADVAGRRGAVDGRIKALRPRMKLAGTAITVEVRPGDNLMIHAAIAMAKPGDVLVIDGKGDQTSALMGTIMMTACKQLGIAGVVMDGACRDSVEIDEMDFPVFCVGTNPNGPTKNIGGRIGHPVSIGGVTVNAGDFVIGDGDGVVVVERGKIESLLPLAAKKVSDEAARIAAIREGDTAAKWLVSALRTAGVLKEGETL, encoded by the coding sequence ATGCCATCGACCCTTCCCGACATCATCCGCAACTTCGAACGCGTGCCTGCGCACATCGTGGCCCTGGCGGCCGACTTCCAACCGGCGATCCTGGCCGACGTCGCCGGGCGGCGCGGCGCCGTGGACGGCCGCATCAAGGCGCTGCGTCCCCGCATGAAGCTCGCCGGCACGGCGATCACGGTGGAAGTGCGACCCGGCGACAACCTGATGATCCATGCCGCCATCGCCATGGCCAAACCCGGTGACGTGCTGGTCATCGACGGCAAGGGCGACCAGACCTCAGCGCTCATGGGCACGATCATGATGACCGCATGCAAGCAGCTCGGCATCGCCGGCGTCGTGATGGACGGAGCGTGCCGCGACAGCGTCGAGATCGACGAGATGGACTTCCCCGTCTTCTGCGTCGGCACCAATCCGAATGGCCCGACCAAGAACATCGGCGGGCGCATCGGCCATCCGGTGTCGATTGGCGGCGTCACCGTGAACGCGGGGGACTTTGTCATTGGCGACGGTGACGGCGTGGTCGTGGTGGAGCGCGGAAAGATCGAGTCCCTGCTGCCGCTGGCCGCGAAGAAGGTCAGCGACGAAGCCGCGCGCATCGCTGCCATCAGGGAGGGCGACACCGCGGCCAAGTGGCTCGTGTCGGCGCTGCGGACGGCCGGCGTGCTGAAGGAAGGCGAGACGCTATGA
- a CDS encoding Bug family tripartite tricarboxylate transporter substrate binding protein — protein MHPANHGSIPRRAVLGLALVLACGTALAQGYPTRPIRLVVPFPPGGGTDIIAREVANKVAAAEGWTIVIDNKPGSGGNIGVDAAAKATPDGYTLVLGQTSNLAINPSLYAKLPYDPVKDLAPVGLVASAPLVVVVSSASPYKKLADVVAAAKARPTALNYASSGNGTVAHLATEQFQKAAGVQFTHVPYKGASQGLTDLVGGQIQMYVSSVPTLIAQIKSGQLRALAVTSLQRNRDLPDVPTMAESGYKDFEAVTWFGVAGPAAMPKEVIGKLNAAFNKALATADVQKKLAAQGAEVVVGPPEKFASLIRTDGVRWGAIVKASGIKLD, from the coding sequence ATGCATCCCGCGAACCACGGTTCCATTCCTCGCCGCGCCGTGCTCGGCCTTGCCCTTGTCCTGGCCTGCGGCACTGCGCTGGCACAGGGCTATCCGACGCGCCCGATTCGCCTGGTGGTGCCGTTCCCCCCCGGCGGTGGAACGGACATCATTGCCCGCGAGGTGGCGAACAAGGTTGCGGCCGCCGAAGGCTGGACCATCGTCATCGACAACAAGCCCGGCTCTGGCGGCAACATCGGGGTCGACGCGGCGGCCAAGGCCACTCCCGATGGCTATACGCTGGTGCTGGGGCAGACCAGCAACCTCGCGATCAATCCGTCGCTCTACGCCAAGCTGCCGTACGACCCGGTGAAGGATCTCGCTCCGGTTGGCCTCGTCGCCTCCGCGCCGCTGGTCGTGGTGGTGTCGAGCGCATCGCCCTACAAGAAGCTCGCGGACGTGGTCGCTGCCGCCAAGGCCAGGCCCACCGCCCTCAATTACGCGAGCTCGGGCAACGGCACGGTCGCCCACCTTGCGACAGAGCAGTTCCAGAAGGCCGCCGGGGTGCAGTTCACCCACGTGCCCTACAAGGGTGCCTCCCAGGGCCTGACCGATCTCGTGGGCGGGCAGATCCAGATGTACGTCTCGTCGGTGCCGACGTTGATCGCCCAGATCAAGAGCGGCCAGTTGCGCGCCCTGGCTGTGACCTCGCTGCAGCGCAATCGCGACCTGCCCGACGTTCCCACCATGGCCGAATCGGGCTACAAGGACTTCGAGGCCGTGACGTGGTTCGGCGTCGCCGGCCCGGCAGCGATGCCGAAAGAGGTGATCGGCAAGCTCAACGCCGCGTTCAACAAGGCGCTGGCGACTGCCGACGTACAGAAGAAGCTCGCGGCCCAAGGCGCCGAAGTGGTGGTCGGGCCGCCTGAAAAGTTCGCATCGCTGATCCGCACCGACGGCGTGCGCTGGGGTGCCATCGTCAAGGCCTCGGGCATCAAGCTGGACTGA
- a CDS encoding IclR family transcriptional regulator: protein MPAARAKRSTEVVEQPRAIDSDVSGGVTAVTRALHLLDAFGMRDERLSLAELTRRSQMHKTTALRLLRTLALAGYVVQRDDGEWRLGPAAGWLGARYQSSFDANNVVEPMLLALSQATGESAAFYVREGNARTCLARVEGPQPIRHHARMGAMLPLDQGSPGRVILAFSGEPGKLYEDIRKKGYHFSIGEREKNVATVSAPVFGLRWVLLGSVCISGPADRLPKAKLLGHAKTIMKAANELSYALAGRPTAETPAVVSTWHP, encoded by the coding sequence ATGCCCGCAGCCAGAGCCAAGCGTTCAACCGAGGTCGTCGAGCAGCCGCGAGCGATCGACAGCGACGTGAGCGGCGGCGTCACCGCCGTTACGCGCGCCCTTCACTTGCTCGATGCGTTCGGCATGCGCGACGAGCGGCTCTCGCTGGCCGAACTGACCCGCCGAAGCCAGATGCACAAGACCACCGCGCTGCGGCTGCTGCGCACGCTCGCGCTGGCCGGCTACGTGGTGCAGCGCGACGACGGCGAATGGAGGCTGGGGCCTGCGGCAGGCTGGCTGGGCGCACGTTACCAATCGAGCTTCGATGCAAACAACGTGGTCGAGCCGATGTTGCTGGCGCTGTCGCAGGCGACCGGTGAAAGTGCCGCGTTCTATGTGCGCGAGGGCAATGCCAGGACCTGTCTGGCCCGCGTCGAAGGGCCGCAACCCATTCGCCACCACGCGCGCATGGGTGCAATGCTGCCGTTGGACCAGGGATCCCCGGGGCGGGTCATCCTCGCGTTCTCGGGCGAGCCCGGCAAGCTGTATGAGGACATTCGCAAGAAGGGCTATCACTTCTCCATCGGCGAGCGCGAGAAGAACGTCGCGACCGTATCGGCCCCCGTTTTCGGCTTGCGTTGGGTGCTGCTGGGTTCCGTGTGCATCTCGGGTCCCGCGGATCGGTTGCCCAAGGCAAAGTTGCTCGGCCATGCCAAGACGATCATGAAGGCCGCAAACGAGCTGTCCTATGCGCTCGCCGGACGTCCAACGGCGGAAACTCCCGCGGTTGTGTCCACGTGGCACCCCTAG
- a CDS encoding universal stress protein produces the protein MPTPKSILLHLDGSARTAERVELARRLADAFDAQVTGMPCTISALMRYPFALEGAAEAIAIMRDSDKAARDRMYASFTAHAAGSHRMHWTEPESDAPWGFARRALYADLVIVGQRDRKDPMASELPGDFLPSLLVESGRPALVLPYAGPLEPLGDTVLLAWKESPEAARAVSAALPWLRKASRVHAVCYGDEADASLKKLQGYLAAQGIAGISLHDGGNEEGDAGDRLLSLAADVGADLLVMGCYGHSRAREWILGGATRTILESMTLPVLMSH, from the coding sequence ATGCCAACCCCGAAATCGATCCTCTTGCATCTCGACGGCTCCGCCCGCACGGCGGAGCGCGTCGAGCTCGCGCGCCGCCTGGCCGATGCGTTCGATGCACAGGTGACCGGCATGCCGTGCACCATCTCCGCGCTGATGCGCTACCCCTTTGCGCTCGAAGGTGCGGCAGAAGCCATTGCGATCATGCGCGACAGCGACAAGGCCGCGCGCGACAGGATGTACGCCAGCTTCACCGCCCATGCGGCCGGTTCGCACCGCATGCACTGGACCGAACCCGAGAGCGATGCGCCGTGGGGTTTTGCCCGCCGTGCGTTGTACGCCGACCTGGTGATCGTGGGCCAGCGCGACCGCAAGGACCCCATGGCCTCCGAACTTCCGGGCGATTTTCTGCCCAGCCTGCTGGTGGAGAGCGGGCGGCCCGCGCTGGTGCTTCCATATGCGGGGCCGCTCGAGCCGCTGGGCGACACCGTGCTGCTGGCGTGGAAGGAAAGCCCCGAGGCCGCGCGCGCCGTATCGGCCGCGCTGCCCTGGCTCCGCAAGGCGTCGCGCGTGCACGCGGTCTGCTACGGCGATGAAGCCGACGCGTCGCTGAAGAAGCTGCAGGGCTACCTTGCCGCACAGGGCATCGCAGGCATCTCGCTGCATGACGGCGGAAACGAAGAGGGCGACGCCGGCGACAGGCTGCTGTCATTGGCCGCCGACGTGGGCGCGGACCTGCTCGTGATGGGCTGCTACGGTCACAGCCGGGCGCGCGAATGGATCCTGGGCGGCGCCACGCGAACCATTCTCGAGTCGATGACGCTGCCGGTCCTGATGTCGCACTGA